Proteins encoded together in one Candidatus Lariskella endosymbiont of Epinotia ramella window:
- a CDS encoding M15 family metallopeptidase — translation MSLPKKLPDGFVYVSEICSSIQVDLMYNTDDNFTGSIVPGYKKNVAVMTEKAALQLAKVQDHLSTIGFGLKIKDSYRPQDAILAFKKWSQEPEDFKMKEKYYPNLEKSKLFELGYISEKSAHNRGSTVDLTLVRLQDNSELDMGTIVDFLDDLSHTENQTISEEAKKNRELLKQSMEFYGFKNYYKEWWHYQLNDEPIPATSITEPFNFYVE, via the coding sequence ATGAGTCTACCAAAAAAATTACCAGATGGGTTTGTTTATGTTTCTGAAATATGTAGCAGCATACAGGTTGATCTGATGTATAATACAGATGATAATTTTACCGGAAGTATAGTACCTGGTTACAAGAAAAATGTTGCTGTTATGACGGAAAAGGCTGCGTTGCAGCTTGCAAAGGTACAAGATCACCTATCTACTATAGGATTTGGTTTAAAGATTAAAGATTCATATAGGCCGCAGGATGCAATACTTGCTTTTAAGAAATGGTCTCAAGAGCCAGAAGATTTTAAAATGAAGGAAAAGTATTATCCAAATCTTGAGAAGAGTAAGTTATTTGAGCTTGGATATATCAGTGAAAAATCGGCTCACAACAGAGGCAGTACTGTAGATCTTACTTTAGTGAGATTACAAGATAATTCCGAACTTGATATGGGAACGATTGTTGATTTCTTGGACGATTTATCTCATACAGAGAATCAAACGATTTCAGAGGAAGCAAAGAAGAATAGAGAATTATTAAAACAATCTATGGAATTTTATGGATTTAAAAATTATTACAAGGAATGGTGGCATTATCAACTAAATGACGAGCCAATTCCTGCAACTTCAATCACAGAGCCTTTTAACTTCTATGTTGAATAA
- a CDS encoding hemolysin family protein gives MKKIFYQFANFLIISGKKILHNTLYSEKSQITNSEEEHIISNLLEFRNLKVGEVMIPRTDIVGIHDSASLEELKAKFIHPAHTRVPVYKGNLDDIIGFVHVKDFIPYIDGSRNFILQDIVRKLIYCPRSAKCIDLLAKMKQNATNIAVVLDEYGGTEGIVLIENLVELIVGDIKDEHEQHSKIMIQRLNDKSYIIDTKASIQEIEEIFSISFSGEDGEYETLGGFILSYLDRIPEKGEKIVHPMGIEIEILEVEPRRIKKVKLTQKAGEEVMSSV, from the coding sequence TTGAAAAAAATCTTTTATCAATTCGCCAATTTTCTCATTATAAGTGGCAAAAAGATCTTACATAATACACTATATTCAGAAAAGTCTCAAATCACAAACTCTGAGGAAGAGCATATAATATCTAATCTACTTGAATTTCGTAATCTGAAAGTTGGTGAAGTAATGATTCCGAGAACTGACATAGTAGGTATACATGATTCTGCAAGTCTTGAAGAGTTAAAGGCAAAATTTATACACCCTGCGCATACACGTGTTCCAGTTTATAAAGGCAATTTAGACGATATTATAGGTTTTGTGCATGTAAAAGATTTTATACCGTATATAGATGGTAGTAGGAATTTTATACTGCAGGATATAGTACGTAAATTAATATATTGTCCACGTTCCGCTAAATGTATAGATTTACTTGCGAAAATGAAGCAGAACGCTACTAATATTGCTGTTGTATTAGATGAGTATGGTGGAACAGAAGGTATAGTTCTGATAGAGAATCTTGTTGAGCTTATAGTTGGTGATATTAAGGACGAACATGAACAACATTCTAAGATAATGATTCAACGTCTTAATGATAAAAGCTATATAATAGATACAAAAGCTAGTATTCAGGAAATTGAAGAGATATTTTCAATCTCCTTTTCTGGAGAAGATGGAGAATATGAAACTTTAGGGGGTTTTATTTTATCTTATCTAGATAGAATTCCTGAGAAAGGTGAGAAAATAGTTCATCCTATGGGCATAGAGATCGAGATCTTAGAGGTGGAACCAAGAAGAATTAAAAAAGTTAAGTTAACCCAAAAAGCAGGCGAAGAGGTAATGAGTAGCGTGTGA
- a CDS encoding IS256 family transposase produces MKTEKNKKINEAIDLLIEGGADLKTVLKQDGLIKELTKSILERALQAEMSEHLGYNKYDRSETENCRNGNYNKHLITENGSIELNIPRDREGKFAPVIVSKNQTRIDGLDQKIISLYAKGMSLSDIKIQLHELYGAEVSESLISRVTDDIIDEVRIWQSRPLEPLYPIVYFDCLIVKVRQDKQIINKSVYVALGIDLQGRKDILGLWISENEGSKFWLSNFTELKNRGLKDILIACSDNLTGMSEAICASYPKTEHQLCIVHQIRNSLKYVSYKDRKLLASDLKLIYSSATEDEAHLALESFDKKWSKRYPHIAKSWYNNWENLVIFLQYPESIRKIIYTTNAIESLNSQLRKVTRNKRVFPNDDSVFKVLYLTIDYITKKWTMPISNWNEAMAHFIIKFDGRF; encoded by the coding sequence ATGAAGACAGAAAAGAATAAGAAAATAAATGAAGCGATAGACTTACTGATAGAAGGAGGAGCGGATTTAAAGACAGTACTGAAGCAGGATGGATTGATTAAGGAATTAACGAAGAGTATTTTGGAGAGAGCCTTGCAGGCAGAGATGTCTGAACATTTAGGTTATAACAAATATGATAGGTCTGAAACTGAGAATTGCAGGAATGGCAATTATAATAAGCATTTGATTACTGAGAATGGTAGTATCGAGTTAAATATTCCGCGAGATAGAGAAGGTAAATTTGCACCTGTAATTGTATCCAAGAATCAAACAAGAATAGATGGTTTAGATCAAAAGATAATATCTCTGTATGCCAAGGGGATGAGTTTGTCTGATATCAAGATTCAATTACATGAATTATATGGTGCAGAAGTTAGTGAGAGTTTAATTAGTAGGGTTACAGATGATATAATTGATGAGGTTAGAATTTGGCAGAGTAGACCTCTTGAACCATTATATCCTATAGTATATTTTGATTGTTTAATAGTTAAGGTAAGGCAAGATAAACAGATAATTAATAAATCAGTATATGTTGCGCTGGGTATAGATTTACAGGGCCGGAAAGATATTTTAGGATTATGGATAAGTGAGAATGAAGGATCTAAATTCTGGCTTAGTAATTTTACTGAATTGAAGAATCGAGGATTAAAAGATATATTAATTGCCTGTAGTGATAACCTGACTGGTATGTCTGAAGCTATATGCGCAAGTTATCCCAAAACTGAGCATCAGCTTTGTATAGTACATCAAATTAGAAATAGCCTGAAGTATGTATCATATAAAGACAGAAAATTATTGGCATCAGATTTAAAGCTTATTTATAGCTCTGCTACTGAAGATGAAGCGCATCTTGCCCTAGAATCTTTTGATAAGAAATGGAGTAAACGATATCCACATATAGCAAAATCCTGGTATAATAATTGGGAGAATCTTGTAATATTTCTGCAATATCCAGAGAGTATCCGTAAGATAATTTACACTACAAATGCTATAGAATCGCTGAATAGTCAGTTGAGAAAAGTTACAAGAAATAAGCGTGTTTTCCCAAATGATGATTCGGTATTCAAGGTTTTATACCTAACGATTGATTATATTACCAAAAAATGGACCATGCCTATCTCTAACTGGAATGAAGCTATGGCTCATTTTATAATCAAATTTGATGGGAGATTTTAA
- the ccoP gene encoding cytochrome-c oxidase, cbb3-type subunit III, giving the protein MTDRLYSDGVVNMPVHTKKTNSKDKVLKNRDPETTGHEWDGIQEFNNPDPFWLRGMFYAMLFFALGYWLLYPSWPARYTYGILNWSSHDELANSQKEVEQIRAKYQAEFDAASFSEIMGNTELLSFAIAGGSSAFQNNCSPCHGIGGTGGKGYPNLTTGAWLWGGTIDDIYQTIKYGIRSEHEETRESQMAAFGREKMLNSDQIDSLTKYIRTISGLTKDEKVDSKAEKIFEENCSSCHGIDATGGKDFGAPNLRDAVWLYGSDYKAIYDVIYSGRAGVMPYWTGKLTDSTIRQLAVYVHQLGGGQ; this is encoded by the coding sequence TTGACGGATAGGCTATACAGTGATGGAGTTGTAAATATGCCAGTTCACACTAAGAAAACAAACAGCAAAGATAAAGTACTAAAAAATCGTGATCCAGAAACAACTGGTCATGAATGGGATGGTATACAAGAGTTTAATAATCCAGATCCGTTTTGGCTTAGGGGAATGTTCTATGCTATGCTGTTTTTTGCACTAGGATATTGGCTTCTTTATCCATCTTGGCCAGCTCGTTATACTTATGGAATTCTTAATTGGTCATCTCATGATGAACTTGCAAACTCTCAGAAAGAGGTTGAGCAGATTCGAGCAAAATATCAAGCAGAGTTTGATGCTGCATCTTTTTCAGAAATTATGGGGAATACAGAGTTATTGTCTTTTGCTATAGCTGGCGGTAGTTCCGCATTTCAGAATAACTGCTCACCCTGCCATGGTATAGGTGGAACAGGTGGCAAAGGTTACCCAAATCTAACAACTGGTGCGTGGCTTTGGGGTGGAACTATTGATGATATATATCAGACTATAAAATATGGAATTAGGTCGGAACATGAGGAGACTAGAGAATCACAAATGGCTGCTTTTGGTAGAGAGAAGATGTTGAATTCAGATCAGATAGATTCTTTAACAAAATATATACGTACCATAAGCGGCCTTACAAAGGATGAAAAGGTTGATAGTAAAGCTGAAAAAATATTTGAAGAAAATTGCTCTTCTTGCCACGGTATTGATGCAACAGGAGGGAAGGATTTTGGCGCACCTAACCTTCGTGATGCAGTTTGGCTTTATGGATCGGATTATAAAGCAATATATGACGTGATTTATTCAGGAAGAGCTGGTGTGATGCCGTATTGGACTGGAAAACTCACTGATTCTACTATAAGACAGCTTGCAGTATATGTGCATCAATTAGGTGGTGGGCAATGA
- a CDS encoding amino acid permease — MKQSEEFMKNYSRVIGGIGIVAGTTIGASMIALPIASSRLGFCSSVVLMLCVWLLMFFSALVIMKLALHFDETHSIVGIADKVLGKPAKIITFASMVLLFYSLLAAYVAGASDILTNRFFDGSHVAKNVVSVAVVLILGFLVYRSTKLMDYGNRVMMFLKAFCFVAMLMMTAPYISAHYLLQGGVRSLINTTDISLYAIAIPIFFTSFGFHGSIITIVKYLKRDKNAIFTSISLGSFIPVLIYIAWLVVTIGVLPNYGTYSFENVILSGGNVGVFIAQLGSYINMQIFEEFISYFAMFAILTSFLGVAAGFFDVFLEMMSKKNAIFCTLIPPLFVSIIIPQAFMTALAFASIALCIIAIIIPSIAMIKLEQKKDKPLYMLSLYFSLFFGISIIAIAIIDFIFIL; from the coding sequence ATGAAACAAAGCGAAGAATTTATGAAAAATTATAGTAGAGTTATCGGTGGTATAGGTATAGTAGCTGGAACGACAATAGGAGCAAGCATGATAGCGCTGCCGATCGCATCATCAAGGCTAGGATTTTGTAGTAGTGTTGTTTTAATGCTCTGCGTATGGTTGTTAATGTTTTTTTCTGCATTAGTTATCATGAAGCTGGCGCTGCATTTCGATGAAACACATAGCATAGTAGGTATTGCAGATAAGGTGCTTGGAAAGCCAGCAAAAATTATAACTTTTGCGTCAATGGTGCTGCTATTTTATTCGTTACTTGCTGCATATGTTGCTGGCGCTTCTGATATATTAACAAATCGTTTTTTTGATGGGTCACATGTGGCTAAAAATGTTGTATCAGTTGCTGTCGTATTGATTTTAGGGTTCTTGGTGTACAGATCAACGAAGCTCATGGATTATGGCAATAGAGTTATGATGTTTTTAAAAGCTTTTTGTTTTGTGGCAATGCTTATGATGACGGCGCCATATATTAGTGCGCACTACCTATTGCAAGGTGGAGTTAGGAGCTTGATAAATACTACTGACATTTCGTTATATGCGATCGCGATTCCTATTTTTTTTACATCGTTTGGCTTTCATGGCAGCATTATAACGATAGTGAAATATCTCAAAAGAGATAAAAATGCAATTTTTACCTCAATTTCACTTGGTAGTTTTATCCCTGTGCTTATTTATATAGCATGGCTTGTAGTAACAATAGGTGTACTGCCAAATTATGGAACATATAGCTTCGAAAATGTCATTTTATCAGGTGGCAATGTAGGAGTTTTTATAGCACAGCTTGGATCATATATAAATATGCAAATATTCGAAGAGTTTATTAGTTACTTTGCTATGTTTGCAATATTGACATCTTTTTTAGGAGTTGCAGCAGGCTTTTTCGATGTATTTTTAGAGATGATGAGTAAAAAAAATGCAATATTTTGCACACTAATTCCCCCTCTTTTTGTCAGTATAATCATTCCGCAGGCTTTTATGACTGCGCTTGCTTTTGCTTCAATAGCTCTTTGCATTATAGCTATAATCATTCCATCCATTGCTATGATTAAGCTAGAACAGAAAAAAGATAAGCCACTCTATATGTTATCGTTATATTTCTCTTTATTTTTTGGAATTTCGATAATAGCAATTGCTATTATCGATTTTATATTTATTTTATAG
- a CDS encoding murein transglycosylase A, whose product MKLFIMFYKNYLSFWPFFAFLSLVIPLIFAGCSSSYKKSEQREITLKPVSWKEMQQWNHDDHMHAFRAFMKSCEVLNKRDPGNSISKFTELGGKVRYWQEICRSNDAKSVKNSKQAQAFFEKWFNPYKVLKANGSDNGTLTGYCEIQLNGSRKKTRRYKYPIYKVPSNISKLRGKNNFTRASIENGALSKQKLEIVWVDDPARLFFLHIQGSGTINLPDGSKIKVKYADQNGWPYVPITSYLREYGAKNVYSTEDVMKWLKNNPRAAEKIMNKNPSYVFFEELNGPGPIGGHGVVLTPQRSIAVDYKIYPYGVPIWIETELVRSENNLQLSCSKQYDLSPFEIYEAAYKPAKPVKSLTYKSERYHKLFVAQDTGGAIKGPIRGDIFFGGDKGAEKLASGMKKQGRFYILLPKSVIPRQRYVAR is encoded by the coding sequence ATGAAATTATTTATAATGTTTTATAAGAATTATCTATCATTTTGGCCCTTTTTTGCATTTCTTTCTTTAGTTATTCCGCTTATTTTTGCTGGTTGTAGTAGCAGTTATAAGAAATCTGAGCAAAGAGAGATTACATTAAAACCAGTAAGTTGGAAAGAGATGCAACAGTGGAATCATGATGATCATATGCACGCATTTAGAGCATTTATGAAATCATGCGAAGTGCTCAATAAGCGAGATCCTGGAAATTCTATTAGCAAGTTTACAGAACTTGGAGGAAAAGTGAGGTATTGGCAAGAGATTTGTCGTAGTAATGATGCTAAAAGTGTAAAAAACTCTAAGCAAGCGCAAGCATTTTTTGAAAAGTGGTTCAATCCATATAAGGTGCTAAAAGCAAATGGAAGTGATAATGGTACGTTAACCGGGTATTGTGAAATTCAACTAAATGGAAGTAGAAAGAAAACAAGGCGGTATAAATACCCAATATATAAAGTGCCATCCAATATATCAAAGTTGCGTGGTAAGAATAACTTTACAAGAGCTAGTATAGAAAATGGCGCTCTTTCAAAACAGAAACTTGAAATAGTTTGGGTGGATGATCCGGCAAGGCTATTCTTTTTACATATACAAGGATCTGGTACTATTAATCTACCTGATGGCAGCAAAATTAAGGTGAAGTATGCTGATCAAAATGGTTGGCCTTATGTCCCAATTACTTCATATTTAAGAGAATATGGAGCGAAGAATGTATATTCTACAGAAGATGTTATGAAGTGGCTTAAGAATAACCCTAGAGCTGCTGAGAAAATTATGAACAAAAATCCATCATATGTCTTTTTTGAAGAATTAAATGGTCCTGGTCCGATTGGTGGTCATGGTGTAGTGCTAACTCCACAGCGCTCTATTGCAGTAGATTATAAGATATATCCATATGGAGTTCCAATTTGGATAGAAACAGAATTGGTACGATCTGAAAATAATTTACAATTAAGTTGTTCAAAACAGTATGATTTGTCACCTTTTGAAATTTATGAGGCTGCGTATAAGCCTGCAAAGCCTGTAAAGAGCTTGACTTATAAAAGTGAAAGATATCATAAATTATTTGTTGCGCAAGATACAGGCGGTGCAATTAAAGGGCCTATACGCGGTGATATATTTTTTGGAGGAGATAAAGGCGCAGAAAAGCTCGCTTCTGGTATGAAAAAACAGGGTAGATTTTATATATTGCTGCCGAAAAGTGTAATCCCTAGACAAAGATATGTAGCTAGGTAG
- the rsmH gene encoding 16S rRNA (cytosine(1402)-N(4))-methyltransferase RsmH, with protein MNLHNQEFQEHNPVMLSEVLNTINVVDGGTYIDATFGAGGYTSRILKKANCKVYGIDRDRSSSQYLKNIDQNLQKNFNFIHGNFVNITDLLYDRKVFKVNGVIFDIGVSSMQLDIAERGFSFMQSSKLDMRMDQEQTLSAFDVVNTYSQFQLEQIISTYGEERAAKRIAAAIINARKLGVIETTEQLARIVTSIKGRNFGKIHPATQTFQAIRIEVNNELNNLKLGLEGAVKLLDLHGTIVVVTFHSLEDEIVKNYFNTICRKKIKINKYKTNSLEESGAECFINMYKKPLIPSFEEIRRNPRSRSAKLRAISRIT; from the coding sequence ATGAATTTACATAATCAAGAATTTCAAGAACATAATCCAGTTATGCTGAGTGAGGTATTAAACACCATTAATGTTGTAGATGGTGGCACATATATTGATGCAACTTTTGGTGCAGGTGGTTATACCAGCAGAATATTAAAAAAAGCAAATTGCAAAGTTTATGGTATAGATAGAGATCGCTCATCTTCACAATATCTTAAAAATATTGACCAAAATTTACAAAAAAATTTTAATTTTATTCATGGAAATTTTGTGAATATTACCGACCTGTTATATGATCGCAAAGTTTTCAAAGTAAATGGTGTGATTTTTGATATAGGCGTTTCATCTATGCAATTAGATATCGCAGAACGTGGGTTTTCTTTCATGCAAAGCAGTAAGTTAGATATGAGAATGGATCAAGAGCAAACATTAAGCGCATTTGATGTTGTAAACACATATTCGCAATTTCAATTAGAGCAAATAATTTCCACTTATGGAGAAGAACGCGCTGCAAAAAGGATAGCTGCAGCTATTATAAACGCTAGAAAACTTGGAGTTATCGAAACAACTGAACAGCTAGCAAGGATAGTTACAAGCATCAAAGGAAGAAATTTTGGCAAAATACATCCAGCAACTCAGACTTTTCAAGCTATACGTATAGAAGTAAATAACGAGTTAAATAATCTGAAGTTAGGGCTTGAGGGTGCAGTGAAACTTTTAGATTTGCATGGAACTATTGTTGTAGTTACTTTCCACTCACTGGAAGATGAAATAGTAAAGAATTATTTTAACACAATCTGCAGAAAAAAAATAAAAATTAACAAATATAAAACGAATAGTTTAGAAGAATCTGGAGCTGAATGTTTTATTAACATGTATAAAAAGCCTCTTATTCCTTCGTTTGAGGAAATAAGAAGAAATCCCAGATCCAGATCCGCAAAACTAAGAGCTATCTCGAGGATTACATGA
- a CDS encoding cell division/cell wall cluster transcriptional repressor MraZ: MSRSPLIFLSTYSSKLDDKGRASVPVAFRNILEALGGEPFVYAYPSFVNECIEVCTTERILFLERSIDSMETFSQQRDIMATAILAACQPLCIDNKGRISLSERLLEFAGITKDLLFVGKGKTFEIWQQEKFDTYYNYSRNIAKDNQIALKGASAS, from the coding sequence ATGTCGCGTTCTCCTTTGATATTTTTGTCGACTTATAGCAGCAAGCTTGATGATAAAGGCAGAGCTTCAGTTCCTGTGGCTTTCCGCAATATACTTGAGGCTTTAGGAGGAGAACCTTTTGTCTATGCTTATCCATCGTTTGTGAACGAATGCATAGAAGTTTGCACTACAGAACGTATTTTATTTTTAGAACGATCAATAGATTCTATGGAAACTTTTTCGCAACAAAGGGATATCATGGCAACAGCGATACTTGCGGCATGTCAACCGCTTTGCATAGACAACAAAGGACGCATTTCTCTCTCTGAGAGACTTCTGGAATTTGCAGGCATTACAAAAGACTTGCTGTTCGTTGGAAAAGGAAAAACATTTGAAATTTGGCAACAAGAAAAATTTGATACCTATTACAATTATTCTAGAAACATCGCAAAAGATAATCAAATAGCTCTCAAAGGAGCGAGTGCTTCCTAA
- a CDS encoding IS5 family transposase (programmed frameshift) has translation MKFENIKDEYAEEFRRLTGIKRGTFEVILSILKEAEAILKSQGGKPNKLALEDRLLMTLEYLREYRTYFHISRSYGISESACYRNIRWIEDTLIKDKRFSLPGRKALLKSDSEYELVLIDATETPIERPKKKQKHFYSGKKRRHTLKTQLIVDKRKKEIICTNFSNGKRHDFRLFKESGVHIHPEIKVLTDTGYQGIDKLHYNSELPKKKTKKRPLSRKDKKKNRQLSSERVLNENVIGMIKRFKIIADRYRNRRKRFGLRFNLLAGIYNFEL, from the exons ATGAAGTTTGAAAACATCAAAGATGAATACGCAGAAGAGTTTCGCAGGCTTACTGGCATTAAACGAGGAACGTTTGAAGTTATACTAAGTATATTAAAAGAAGCTGAAGCTATTTTAAAGTCTCAAGGTGGAAAACCCAATAAATTGGCTTTAGAAGATCGATTACTCATGACGCTTGAGTACTTGCGTGAATACAGGACATATTTTCATATTTCCCGCAGTTATGGAATAAGTGAAAGTGCCTGTTATCGTAATATACGTTGGATTGAAGATACTCTAATTAAAGATAAACGATTTTCACTACCTGGACGTAAAGCATTACTAAAAAGCGATTCTGAATACGAACTTGTGTTAATTGATGCTACTGAAACACCGATAGAACGACCTA AAAAAAAACAGAAGCACTTTTATTCGGGAAAAAAGAGGCGACATACTCTAAAAACTCAGCTTATTGTGGATAAAAGGAAAAAAGAAATCATTTGCACTAATTTTTCTAATGGCAAGCGTCATGATTTCAGGTTATTTAAAGAATCCGGAGTTCACATCCACCCTGAGATTAAAGTTCTTACAGATACTGGTTATCAAGGCATTGATAAGTTGCATTATAATTCAGAGTTACCAAAGAAAAAGACAAAAAAGCGACCACTAAGCAGGAAAGATAAAAAGAAAAATCGTCAATTGTCTAGTGAACGTGTTTTAAATGAAAACGTCATAGGCATGATCAAACGATTTAAAATTATCGCTGATCGTTATAGGAACAGAAGAAAACGATTCGGTTTAAGGTTTAATTTACTTGCTGGTATCTATAACTTTGAGCTTTAA
- a CDS encoding IS5 family transposase — protein sequence MARLNKLRKGKYKVINWSEYSKGLESRGDITIWFTKEAIESWIEKASINRSIGRQKQYSDLAIQTIYTIRQVFNLRLRQSEGFVRSILKILNISLPTPDYTTISRRVRSILVDFVTTKPTGKVNIILDSTGIKVLGEKEWTNYKHGTRQRRIWRKLHIAVTDDGNIIAGEVTKLRDSDIATVPKLLDQIDNKVQKIVGDGAYYKKRMLYYMQCCSNTSASCFVGPPKDGSKNYGNRLKVEETFSRYKRIIGNKFKAIHFLAQQNEAKLSLLILNQMKDIGMPKTIRIP from the coding sequence ATGGCTAGATTAAATAAGTTACGAAAAGGCAAATACAAAGTGATAAACTGGAGTGAATATAGCAAAGGCTTAGAAAGTAGAGGAGATATAACGATATGGTTTACAAAAGAAGCTATAGAATCATGGATTGAGAAAGCGTCTATAAATAGGAGCATAGGCAGGCAAAAGCAATATTCAGATTTAGCGATTCAAACTATATATACCATAAGACAAGTATTTAATTTAAGGCTCAGACAATCTGAAGGATTCGTGAGATCCATATTGAAGATTTTAAATATATCATTACCTACCCCAGATTATACAACCATTTCTAGAAGAGTTAGAAGCATTCTGGTAGATTTTGTTACCACGAAACCTACTGGGAAAGTGAACATAATTTTGGATAGCACAGGAATAAAGGTATTAGGAGAAAAAGAGTGGACTAATTATAAACATGGTACAAGACAAAGACGTATATGGCGTAAATTGCATATAGCAGTTACAGATGATGGCAATATAATTGCTGGAGAAGTTACTAAATTAAGAGATAGTGATATAGCAACAGTTCCTAAATTATTAGATCAGATTGATAACAAGGTTCAGAAAATTGTTGGAGATGGTGCATACTATAAGAAAAGGATGCTGTATTATATGCAATGTTGCTCTAATACTTCAGCATCTTGCTTTGTTGGTCCACCAAAGGATGGTAGTAAGAACTATGGCAACAGACTAAAAGTTGAAGAAACATTTTCTAGGTATAAAAGAATCATTGGTAACAAATTTAAGGCAATACACTTCTTAGCTCAACAAAACGAAGCTAAATTATCACTGTTAATTTTAAATCAAATGAAGGACATCGGAATGCCTAAGACTATACGTATCCCATAA